The following proteins come from a genomic window of Euzebyales bacterium:
- a CDS encoding LD-carboxypeptidase — MPRGDHDHPATVAPLTPTVPHAVRAGDRVAVVSPCGPVLDHGLLDRGIALLASWGLDVVEGVHVRHSRGHLAGSDDQRTSDLNGAIADPAVRAIWIARGGYGITRILDRIDWDALARDPTLIVGFSDVTALLAAARHRLGLVGVHGHFVGRLAVQPEPAVTQLRRLVFGEDTETVLHGAALAGTPLTAVSGPLVGGNLTVLAALAGTPHRIDARGCVLLLEEVGEAPYRVDRLLTQLRDSGALDGVAGAAVGTPVRCDPPATRPSGSFSDVVADRLGELGVPVVTDLPIGHMPEQRAVLHGGRVTLDASTGLLTSHDRLPSRRAHGRPRSGAGPHPRR, encoded by the coding sequence GTGCCCCGCGGCGACCACGACCACCCCGCCACCGTCGCTCCGCTCACACCGACGGTGCCGCATGCGGTGCGCGCGGGCGATCGCGTGGCGGTCGTCAGCCCATGCGGGCCGGTGCTCGACCACGGCCTGCTCGATCGCGGCATCGCACTGCTCGCGTCGTGGGGCCTGGACGTCGTCGAAGGCGTCCACGTTCGTCACTCGCGTGGGCACCTCGCCGGTTCGGACGACCAGCGCACATCGGACCTCAACGGTGCGATCGCCGACCCGGCCGTCCGGGCGATCTGGATCGCCCGTGGTGGGTATGGGATCACGCGCATCCTGGATCGGATCGACTGGGACGCGCTGGCGCGTGATCCGACGCTGATCGTCGGGTTCAGCGACGTGACGGCGCTGCTGGCGGCGGCACGACATCGCCTCGGGCTGGTCGGGGTGCACGGACACTTCGTGGGCCGCCTCGCTGTGCAGCCGGAACCCGCCGTCACGCAGCTGCGTCGTCTGGTGTTCGGTGAGGACACCGAAACGGTGCTGCACGGTGCCGCGCTCGCGGGGACGCCGCTGACGGCGGTCAGCGGGCCACTGGTGGGGGGCAACCTGACGGTGCTGGCGGCGCTCGCAGGGACACCACACCGCATCGACGCGCGCGGATGCGTGCTGCTGCTCGAGGAGGTGGGCGAGGCGCCCTACCGCGTCGACAGGCTGCTGACGCAGCTGCGCGACAGCGGTGCGCTCGACGGGGTCGCCGGCGCCGCGGTCGGCACGCCGGTCCGCTGCGATCCACCCGCGACGCGACCGTCCGGTTCGTTCAGCGACGTCGTCGCCGACCGCCTCGGTGAGCTCGGTGTGCCCGTCGTCACCGACCTGCCGATCGGGCACATGCCCGAGCAGCGGGCGGTCCTGCATGGCGGACGGGTCACGCTCGACGCGTCGACCGGTCTCCTGACGTCACACGACCGCCTGCCATCACGGCGTGCGCACGGCCGGCCCCGGTCGGGTGCAGGCCCGCATCCGCGTCGCTGA
- a CDS encoding polysaccharide deacetylase family protein, protein MGAAMWANRLRRTLVVAVVSAMLLGLVAPATAESRRATPVAVRGATWRVRHSNSAGPPHRVFRYGRVGDVQVMGDWNRDGVSSPGVVRGNRWLLRNWPSGGPPGWRFRFGRRGDVPVVGDWNGDGRTTIGVMRGNRWLLRNRLSGGPAGRDLRFGRRGDVPVVGDWNGDGRTTIGVVRGNRWLLRNSNTGGPPHHDFRFGRRGEVPVVGDWNRDGRTTIGMVRGRRWRLRNRFSGGPPHRSYGYGACGDVFVSTQSARTTPGVPPSLTSTEWTTLPTSRKVVALTFDAGANAAAARSILSTLERKRARGTFFVTGRWLARHPRLGRAIAGRYPTGNHTWSHPDLTTLADRRVRSQIVDTDRRIRSTTGTEPRPWFRFPFGARDARTIRIARCLQYGSVRWTVDTLGWKGTSGGQSVNSVVRRVLDGLRPGAIILMHVGSHPTDRSTLDADALPRIIDALRARGYGLVTLDRYG, encoded by the coding sequence ATGGGGGCTGCGATGTGGGCGAACCGGCTGCGCCGGACGCTGGTGGTTGCGGTGGTCAGCGCGATGCTGCTCGGCCTGGTCGCACCGGCCACCGCCGAGTCGCGCAGAGCCACGCCGGTCGCCGTCCGCGGTGCCACGTGGCGGGTGCGTCACAGCAACAGCGCGGGTCCGCCGCACCGGGTGTTCCGCTACGGGCGCGTCGGCGACGTACAGGTGATGGGGGACTGGAACCGCGACGGCGTGTCGAGCCCCGGCGTCGTCCGCGGCAACCGGTGGCTGCTGCGCAACTGGCCCAGCGGCGGCCCGCCCGGGTGGCGCTTCCGGTTCGGGCGGCGTGGCGACGTGCCGGTGGTGGGGGACTGGAATGGCGACGGTCGGACGACGATCGGTGTGATGCGCGGGAACCGGTGGCTGCTGCGCAACCGGTTGAGCGGTGGCCCCGCGGGGCGCGACCTCCGGTTCGGGCGGCGTGGCGACGTGCCGGTGGTGGGGGACTGGAACGGCGACGGTCGGACGACGATCGGTGTGGTGCGCGGGAACCGGTGGCTGCTGCGCAACAGCAACACCGGTGGTCCGCCGCATCATGACTTCCGGTTCGGGCGGCGTGGCGAGGTACCGGTGGTGGGGGACTGGAACCGTGACGGCCGGACCACGATCGGCATGGTGCGCGGGCGGCGGTGGCGGCTGCGCAACCGCTTCAGCGGCGGGCCGCCGCATCGGTCCTACGGGTACGGCGCGTGCGGCGACGTCTTCGTCAGCACCCAGTCGGCCAGGACGACACCCGGCGTGCCGCCCTCGCTCACATCGACGGAGTGGACGACCCTGCCGACATCGCGGAAGGTCGTCGCGTTGACGTTCGACGCCGGAGCCAATGCGGCGGCCGCGAGGTCGATCCTGTCGACCCTCGAGCGCAAGCGCGCACGGGGGACGTTCTTCGTGACAGGTCGGTGGCTGGCCCGGCACCCCCGCCTCGGACGGGCGATCGCCGGCCGGTACCCGACGGGCAACCACACCTGGTCCCACCCGGACCTCACGACGCTGGCCGACAGACGGGTCCGCAGCCAGATCGTCGACACGGACCGCCGGATCCGGTCGACGACGGGCACCGAACCTCGGCCGTGGTTCCGCTTCCCGTTCGGCGCGCGCGACGCCCGGACGATCCGGATCGCCAGGTGCCTGCAGTACGGGTCGGTCCGGTGGACCGTCGACACGCTCGGATGGAAGGGCACATCGGGCGGGCAGAGCGTGAACTCGGTCGTCCGGCGCGTCCTCGACGGACTCCGCCCCGGCGCGATCATCCTCATGCACGTCGGTTCGCACCCCACCGACCGGTCGACCCTCGACGCGGACGCGTTGCCACGCATCATCGACGCCCTCCGCGCCCGCGGGTACGGACTGGTGACGCTGGATCGGTACGGCTGA